The following coding sequences lie in one Haematobia irritans isolate KBUSLIRL chromosome 3, ASM5000362v1, whole genome shotgun sequence genomic window:
- the tty gene encoding LOW QUALITY PROTEIN: tweety (The sequence of the model RefSeq protein was modified relative to this genomic sequence to represent the inferred CDS: substituted 1 base at 1 genomic stop codon) encodes MADYHEYTDQYKAPVIAKLLHALPHYNITFHKINSTFRPNDEIYLESLGILGSVPAALLIVSLLGLLLYLMTRCCDRKPRPAHSITSLKVALSIVTVMCCAAIGLGLYGNDDLHNGLLEVLTAGRKVDTLVTTVRNQTLILENTLKNRIRPQLVELADIFDQPVSNSTALSILFVSLNIVQGNVTLATNAASDIRRPLTSVTMTKFLSEGDKMELIRWPGTVATLALLLVLCAVLLVGVARHSRCALILFSVCGLLAVTGSWLMSGLYLSSSVAVGDLCISPADFLVSVAPRDLPTNVLLHYTQCEPGHTNPFTQRLRESQNSLNNARSAMATVMKISLVLFKSSGLQPKLGAVNADLNSSERLLTQLTALVDCKAVHHNFLAASRGLCEGGLLGLVLMLIASFIAAILLTIMVWVDSHTWIYIRKRNDYAQVDEPSYISHPAPQNHQQMLNASRTLPRNHNGHFSPPVISGSHTLQHPSKRQQHEMMAHVHMQQNMRAMGTHTLGRLPSHNHSPTHMTGPNNGKYATLSKQCKTLEANDFYXKSSSVCSDPNQRSQQATSQQQQQQSQMAPQPIYCHHPHPHPHSHEAAAAVAAAQHQHAIYHQQQYGTYSTAAHGQHHLVTGPPHGQQGQIYQQIPQHMGQMAQNGHGQSNPHSIYQPLVAVSQGSIYVSNLATMRRQNSQQSNAGHPQIPGHHTMAPQSGGGRMPPTSHHQQVSIKSPQDGGMRETSRSEAMDTAIYDREKGIYKCSTLRQGGKFDPKYKPSILNCPLPEIPKDAEPPSVESIYDQQRQAAQHQQQNYSKTLQRPPMKLPPQMKAIPPPRVGTPNSPPPPPESSDNGGGGGKPYSHQNGGNALSGGMGGESTNSMTTTNTSTANTNISDTSRQMNNDASLPPPPPLESTVGSPPKTNSIMHHNNNSTNKNNIQHTINDEDDLPPPPPPPAMNDDSNYAVTEL; translated from the exons ATGGCCGATTATCATGAATATACGGATCAATATAAAGCTCCGGTAATTGCCAAACTACTACATGCCTTGCCTCATTACAACATCACATTCCACAAAATCAACAGTACATTTCGGCCAAATGATGAAATCTATTTAGAG agTTTGGGAATACTTGGATCAGTACCAGCAGCTCTTCTCATTGTTTCACTATTGGGTTTATTACTTTATTTGATGACAAGATGTTGCGATCGAAAACCCAGACCAGCTCACTCTATTACAAGCCTAAAAGTTGCCCTATCCATCGTTACTGTCATGTGTTGTGCTGCCATAGGATTAG GTCTATATGGAAATGATGATTTACACAATGGTCTGCTGGAAGTTTTAACGGCTGGTCGTAAAGTCGATACACTCGTTACCACTGTTCGCAATCAAActctaattttggaaaatacacTTAAGAATCGTATAAGACCTCAACTGGTGGAATTGGCAGATATTTTCGATCAACCTGTATCAAATTCTACAGCTCTATCTATACTCTTTGTATCGCTAAATATCGTTCAAGGTAATGTAACCTTAGCTACTAATGCAGCCAGTGATATACGAAGGCCATTGACCAGTGTAACCATGACCAAATTTCTTTCG GAGGGCGATAAAATGGAATTAATACGGTGGCCCGGAACTGTGGCTACTTTGGCCTTGCTTCTTGTACTATGCGCAGTATTGCTGGTGGGTGTGGCGCGTCATTCTCGTTGCGCTTTGATTCTGTTTAGCGTTTGTGGTTTGTTAGCTGTCACCGGCTCCTGGCTGATGTCGGGTCTCTACTTATCCTCGTCTGTGGCCGTTGGAGATCTATGTATTAGTCCTGCTGATTTCCTGGTTTCGGTGGCACCTCGAGATCTTCCAACAAATGTTTTACTACACTATACACAATGTGAGCCTGGTCACACTAATCCTTTTACACAACGCCTGCGCGAGTCACAGAATTCTTTAAACAATGCACGCAGTGCCATGGCAACGGTTATGAAAATCTCATTGGTGTTATTCAAATCATCTGGTCTACAGCCAAAATTAGGAGCTGTAAATGCTGATTTGAATAGTAGCGAACGTTTGTTGACTCAGCTCACTGCCCTGGTGGATTGCAAAGCGGTCCACCACAATTTTTTGGCTGCTTCACGAGGCCTATGTGAAGGGGGACTGCTTGGACTTGTACTAATGCTAATCGCCAGTTTTATTGCTGCGATCCTTCTCACAATTATGGTATGGGTTGACTCGCATACCTGGATTTATATAAGGAAACGGAACGATTATGCTCAGGTGGATGAACCATCGTATATTTCACATCCAGCTCCTCAGAACCATCAACAGATGTTGAATGCATCACGTACATTGCCACGGAATCACAATGG GCATTTCAGTCCCCCGGTTATTAGTGGCTCGCACACCTTGCAGCATCCCTCGAAGCGTCAACAGCACGAGATGATGGCTCACGTGCACATGCAGCAGAATATGAGGGCTATGGGCACGCATACGCTGGGTCGTTTGCCGTCGCACAATCATAGCCCCACACACATGACTG GCCCAAATAACGGTAAATATGCAACTTTAAGCAAACAATGCAAAACTTTGGAAGCAAATGATTTTTACTGAAAATCATCATCAGTCTGTAGCGATCCCAACCAGCGAAGTCAACAGGCGACAtcccagcagcagcaacaacaatccCAGATGGCACCACAACCGATCTATTGTCACCATCCCCATCCGCACCCACATTCACACGAAGCAGCCGCAGCCGTGGCAGCAGCCCAACATCAGCATGCCATATATCACCAGCAACAGTATGGTACATATTCCACAGCTGCTCATGGACAACATCATTTGGTAACGGGACCACCACATGGACAACAAGGTCAAATCTATCAACAGATACCGCAACACATGGGACAAATGGCTCAAAATGGTCACGGTCAATCGAATCCCCATTCTATTTATCAGCCCCTGGTAGCGGTGAGCCAAGGTTCCATTTATGTTTCTAATTTGGCCACAATGCGAAGGCAAAATTCTCAACAAAGTAATGCTGGCCACCCACAAATACCGGGACATCATACCATGGCTCCTCAATCGGGAGGTGGACGAATGCCACCAACATCACATCATCAACAGGTTAGCATTAAGTCACCACAAGATGGTGGTATGAGGGAAACTTCACGATCTGAGGCCATGGATACGGCTATATATGATCGTGAAAaaggaatttataaatgttccaCTCTGCGGCAGGGTGGAAAATTCGATCCTAAGTATAAGCCTTCAATTTTGAATTGTCCCCTGCCTGAGATACCTAAAGATGCAGAACCACCAAGTGTTGAGTCAATATATGACCAGCAAAGACAAGCTGCCCAACATCAGCAGCAGAACTATTCGAA AACACTGCAAAGACCACCAATGAAATTACCACCACAAATGAAAGCAATACCTCCACCACGAGTAGGTACACCCAATTCACCACCACCTCCTCCAGAAAGTTCCGACAATGGAGGCGGAGGAGGAAAACCCTATAGTCATCAGAATGGTGGCAATGCTTTGAGCGGAGGCATGGGTGGAGAATCAACAAATTCCATGACCACAACTAATACAAGCACTGCCAACACAAATATCTCGGACACTAGTCGTCAGATGAACAACGATGCATCACTGCCACCACCACCGCCACTGGAGAGCACAGTGGGTTCACCACCTAAAACAAATAGTATAATGCATCACAATAACAATAGTacgaacaaaaataatatacaacaTACGATAAATGATGAAGATGATTTGCCcccgccaccaccaccacccgcCATGAACGATGATTCCAATTATGCAGTGACAGAACTTTAA